The genomic stretch AGATCTGGCCCAGGAGATGGATTCCCTGCGCGTTCACGGCAAGGTGGTGGCCAAGGACCTCAAGGCCGGCGCGGCCGCCTTCACCCATGATCCGAAATACCTGGCCATGCGCATCGGCATGAACAGCCGGCTGGACACCATCCAGGCCGCCATCCTGATCGAGAAGCTGAAGGTGTTCGGCCAGGAGATCGAATGGCGCAACCGAATCGCCGCCCGCTACAATGAACATCTGGCGCCCCATGTGGCGGCCGTGCCCCACGTCATCGACGGCGGCGTGTCCGTCTGGGCCCAGTACACGATCGAACACGCGGACCGCGACGGCCTGGCCGCCCACCTCAAGGACCAGGGCGTGCCCACCGCCGTCTATTATCCCGTGCCTATGCACCTGCAGCCGGCCTATGGCCGTTTCCCGCACGGCGCCGGCGGCCTGCCCGTCACCGAGCGACTGAAGGACGTGGTCCTCAGCCTGCCGATGCACGCCGACCTGGACGAGGCGACCCAGGACAAGGTCATCGCCGCCGTCGCTTCGTACACGGCTTAGGACGAGCGCTTTTTCCTTCGTCATCCTAGGCCTTGTGCCTAGGATCCATAAACTCAGACCTTCGACCCGTCGCTCCGGACACACCGGGCGTATGGATCCTCGCCACAAGGGCGAGGATGACGGGTTGATAGGAAATACAAGGGTCGCAACCATGCCCAACACCCCCATCCTCAAGTTCGGCGTCGCCGGCGTCGGCGTCATGGGCCGCAACCATGCGCGCGTCGCCTCCGAAATGCGCGAGTTCGACCTGACCACCGTCTTCGACCCCGATGCGGTTGTCGCCGACGGCGTCGCAGCCGCCTTTGAGGCCACGCCGGTCACCACGGCCCAGGCCTTCATCGACGCCGGCCTGAACGCCGCTGTCGTCGCCACGCCGAACCGGTTCCATGCCGAAATCGGCGTCGCCCTGCTGGAAAAGGGCGTCCACGTCCTGGTCGAAAAGCCCATCGCCGCCACCGTGGCCGACGCCCAGCGTATGATCGACGCCGCCAAGGCCAATGACCGCGTCCTGATGGTCGGCCAGGTCGAACGGTTCAATCCGGCGGTCGAGACGGTCAAGCGCGCCGTCGCCGACGACGAGATCATCTCGATCCAGGTCACCCGCGTCGGCCCCTTCCCGCCCCGGATGGGTGATGTCGGCGTCGTCATCGACCTAGCGGTCCATGACATCGACATCATCCGCCACCTGACCGGCTCCGAGATCGTCGAGGTCCAGCCGCAACTGGCCCGCACCCGCGCCGAGCGCGAGGACACGGCCCTGCTACAGTTCCGGCTCGACAATGGGGTGATCGCCCACATCACCACCAACTGGGTCACGCCCTACAAGACCCGCACCCTGCAAGTCGCCACCAAGACCAAATTCATCGTCGCCGACCTGATCACCCGTCAGGTGACCGAATATTTCGGGCAGCAACCCGACGGCTCCTATTCGACCCGGATGCTGAACAGCTGGCCGGCCGAGCCGCTGAGGAAAGAGCTGGAAGCCTTCGCCCGCGCCATCCACACCGGCGAGACCCCGGCGGTGACGGGGGAAGACGGCCTGCGCAACCTCGAGGTCGCCCTGCGCTGCCTGGGGGAACACTGATCGGGGCGTGGCCTAAAGTCGCCGCAATGGCCGGGAAAGGAAGAGACATGCGCTCATCCCTCGCCCCCGTTCTAATTGCCTTGCTGACCGTGTCGGCGGCCGCGCCGGCGCACGCCGACACCCGCTATTTTTCCTACAACGCCACGGACCGGATCACCCAGGCCCTGACCAAGGGGATCACGCTCCAGGTCCGACGCGGCCTGTTCGGGGCGATCAGCGTCGAGCGGCTGTTCTCCACCACGGCGCGCGGCTCGGCCGATTTCACGCGCGGGGGACCGGATGCCGCGCGGCGAGTTTTGCCCGAGGGCGCGCGCGAGACGGACCTCTATGTCGTCGAACAGGCCGGCGACGGACGGGGCCTGGCCCGCGCACTTTGCCCCGGCGCGGATGAGGTCTGGCTGGTGATGAGTCGTATCCGCGCACCCCGGCCCCTGACGATGCAGGCTGTCGGCCGCTGGAGCGACGGCGCCTACCGCCACTGCGTGACCCTGAGCTACGAGTGGCGCGGCGAATGGCAGACCGCGCCGGTTTCGCCGTTGGCGGACACCGAGTCCTGAGGGTTCGACGGGCCGGTTAGACCGGCCGGAACTGGACAGGGCGGCTCCACACGCCTAGACCGCCCGACTTTCGCTTATCCGGCCGGGTCCGAGCCCCGGCGGGCGAACAAGAAGGAGCGGCCGATGGCCCAGAAACAACATACCCGCAATTCCGGCGGCGCCGGTCGCGCTGGAACTGGACCCAGTCAGCGCCAACTGCGCGCCGGCGAACTGATCCGTCACGCCCTGGTCGACATCCTGCGTGAAGAAGACATCCGCGACGAGGCCCTGGCCGGGGTCTCCGTCACCGTGACCGAGGTCCGTCTGTCGCCGGACCTGAAACACGCCACCTGTTTCGTCAAACCCCTGGGCGCCGGCGTCGAGGCCGCCGCGACCACCGGTCACGAGAGCGAGATCATCAAGGCGCTGAACGTCCATGCCAAATTCCTGCGCGGCCAGCTGGGTCGTCGCCTGGACATGAAGTTCACCCCCGACCTGCGCTTCCTCCACGACGAAAGCTTCGACACCGCCGGCCATATCGACCGCCTGTTCGACGACCCCCGCGTCCGCGCCGACCTGGAACGCCGCGACGACGAGAGCGAGAACGACGCCTAATGTCCCGGCCTCAAGTA from Brevundimonas sp. SL130 encodes the following:
- a CDS encoding Gfo/Idh/MocA family protein, with product MPNTPILKFGVAGVGVMGRNHARVASEMREFDLTTVFDPDAVVADGVAAAFEATPVTTAQAFIDAGLNAAVVATPNRFHAEIGVALLEKGVHVLVEKPIAATVADAQRMIDAAKANDRVLMVGQVERFNPAVETVKRAVADDEIISIQVTRVGPFPPRMGDVGVVIDLAVHDIDIIRHLTGSEIVEVQPQLARTRAEREDTALLQFRLDNGVIAHITTNWVTPYKTRTLQVATKTKFIVADLITRQVTEYFGQQPDGSYSTRMLNSWPAEPLRKELEAFARAIHTGETPAVTGEDGLRNLEVALRCLGEH
- the rbfA gene encoding 30S ribosome-binding factor RbfA, which translates into the protein MAQKQHTRNSGGAGRAGTGPSQRQLRAGELIRHALVDILREEDIRDEALAGVSVTVTEVRLSPDLKHATCFVKPLGAGVEAAATTGHESEIIKALNVHAKFLRGQLGRRLDMKFTPDLRFLHDESFDTAGHIDRLFDDPRVRADLERRDDESENDA